In the genome of Primulina eburnea isolate SZY01 chromosome 13, ASM2296580v1, whole genome shotgun sequence, the window ACAATGAATCCAGTGAAATAAACTATATCCAAATTGCAAAAACAAGTATCAAGTTATCAAACCAGTTATAACCATAAATTATGAAGCTTACAAATGGCAATATTGTGTATCACAAATTAATGTGGAGGATCTGCTCAATGTAGCGTGCCAAGGGAAAATTTTCCGACAACATATTCTTACCTCTTCTTGGAGCTGTTTTTGCTCATCACTTGAATCTTCGTCACTGTCTGCTTCAGGTGGTTCTTCAACATCTTCCTCACTACCATCGACAGACAATTCTTCCTTGAGCTGTGAAAAGGACAACGGAAAAAAAAGAGCACGATTAGAACCAGTAAGGACCCATAGGTTGAAACTTTCATCCCATCCTGTTGGAAGCATATTTATGTTTGAAAAACTACgttcaaaatttcaaattataagCCAACTTCACGGTTTAAGTTCACTTCGTAGTTGATGATGCTGTAACTTACTTCCTTAGCAGGCCCATCAGACAACATCCTCGGTGAGCTGCAACAGGATGAATAATATATACTGCCATTGTCAGTCAGCTCACCTCTTGATTCATCTACGCTGCTTGCATGACTTGTGCCCCCAGTATCACTTGGCCAAGCACTAATACCAAAGTGACCAAACTGAAGGTTGACTGGTTCTGCTTTTCCAATCCGCAGCGGCCCATACACAGGTGTTCCGATTCCATTCCCAGTGGAGTGCCCAATAATGGGTTTGCCATTGTCATCTATCATGTCAACTGGCCATGCCTTTGCCACTGAACCATCATGATTCAAAAGTGCCATCAATTGCCTACTAGAACCTTGCCTTTGGATTAGCTGAAACATTCCTTTAGAACTCAAGGAATTGGCAGTACACTGATTCCTGTACTCCTCGTCAACAACAATTACTGTGTTTGTGATTGGATCATAAAGCTGCTCCCCTGCTTCCCGCCTTCTTAGGCAGCTGAAAACTGTTGCATGGATGGCTGCTACACTTTTATCTACATTAGTGTTGTTCATCTTTGGCACTAAATGTTTATCTGCCCGATTGCATAGATAATCTTGGATTGTTCTGATATTTCGTATATACTTGACATACTTGTTTTTTGCAGGATCTAGTGTCATGTACTTTGCGCGAACAGCGAATCTTTCGAGGTGTTTCTCTTCATTTGAAATATAAATCATAAAGGGTATAATTGAAGGGTGTTTCTTCATAAGACCCATCTGCATTGCAAATtcaatcaaaatcaaatctggccTCTACTATAAATGAAGCAGTATGTCTCCGTGTAATTTTCTAGAACTAATgcatattaaaaattattaccaCAAAATTGAGACTTAAGTGGACGCCTTCAACCACTACAGATTCTTTCCGTTCTTCCCATGCGGTAATCAATCGATCAAGGCTATCAATCACCATCTCACTCTGTGCCTTGAATCCTTCGATCGCCATCTGCTTCTGACTGATAACATCCCTAGCAGAAATATTTCCTTCGGATTTCCAGTTGCAAGAATACTAGAGGCGTCATCCTTGCCGATTGAGGTAGCTGAAATGCCAGCTGATTTCTTTGCTTTCTTTTTGGCCTTTGCCTCTGCAACAGCCACTGGATCTAAATGTTCCCCGGCATGATAGGTTGAGGCCCACAGCAGTGGATTTTGTTTTTCATCAACAAAGCTCCTCATCATATGCCGAATTGAATCAGTAGATACAACAGTCGTAATTCCCAACCTGCTTCCCTGAATAATAGTGTATAACTGAATTAAGGTCATATAATCAATGTCGTAAATGACGGGAGGCGGTGGCGGTCCACCAACTAGGCGGTTGAATTTTTTTAgcaattatttataaataagtatatataatcatgcaatgttATTACAAGTAATCATCAGTTTTtatgtaatatatataattaaataatatttatttataaaaaagctTCATACAATATAATACAATCTAGACAAAGtgcaaatacatatataaatgcaAACAAAGAAGATAATCAAGGTGGTGGCTGATGGCAGCGGCTGGAGGCGGTTTGAGGTAGGTGGTGACCGATGATAGAGGAAACTTGAAATCAAAAGTAAATACAAAAGAAAGTGaaatgtgtttttattatatCTAGGGTTTTCTAAATTGATTGACTTTGAccgatttttaaaattatttgactTTGACAATTGACTAGGATTTTAAAATCATTGACAGCCTCGGCCGCCTTCACCGCCTCTCGCCCTGCCGGATAGCCTCGGACCACCTACAGAGATCACCTTAGACAAAGGCGGGGCGATCGAAGGCCGCCTACCGCCTAGACGGCCGCCTCGACCGTCATTTAGAACATtgcatataatataaataactaCATAAGTTAAGCAAGGGTAGCTTGAAGACAAATGCAAGAACCAGGTATTCTCTTAACACTTAAAACTCATTTatcacattttcataaatcaatcGAAATACAGTTGAGGTAAAACAGAAAGTTCCTTTACTGCCATATAAAGCATGTATGTGCAAATCTCACATCATATTATTCTGAATATTCATCAAAACATTTTCTAGACAGAGCCAATTTGATGAGACTGTGTCACGAAAGATTACCTAACTTGTAAAAAGATATTGATTTATCAACTCGACTCTCAATGTTCATACAACTATGAGTCTGTGACAGGACAAAGTTCAAAAACTAACGGAAGCTCGGGTGCTAAAAATGAAAAGAGAACGAAATAAAAGAAACTTAACCAGAAACCAAACTCAAGGCAACAAGAGACATACCAGTAAGGCAGATAAAGTAGATTTTCCACAGCCACTAGTACCACACAGCAACACCGTCACAGATTCCTTTCTTTCTCGAATTCTGAAATGAAAACAAACACTCAGAATAAATAAAACAGAACAAGTAcctttaaaagtaaaaataaaaataaacaaaacaaaataataaggCACAGTAAACATTTAACAAGTTTATTGAAACATTGTGTTAATAGACACATCAGCCAGCAACCATAATATCACCTCGCTCATTTTTAATAAGTTAATTTTACAACCATAAGTACATTAATATTTCATGGCTGGGACTCGGCTAATAAAGTATGACACAAAAAATCTAAATGGAAAAAAGTCATAAATTTTCAATATGAGAATATCACATCTAAATATGTCGTGACTCATGTAAGTACATGCAGAGACGAAAAAATTCTTAAGCTGATATGATAAATCTCGGAAGCACAATTAtgaataattatattaaaatataaaatatgctATAGACAAATGATTTTGCCAGCAATGATACGAACTAAATAAATCAGGAAAAACAAATAACACAGAAGACATGTGTGACGATAGGTGTTGGAAAGTCATAAGTTAGTTTCAATGCATGTGTGACGATAGGCAAGGTTATAGAAAGGACAACATGTGGTAATGTCAATTGAGGTAATACATACTGcctcagttctaaatatatatatatatatgggatGGAGCTAATAAATAATTCCAGGAAACCTAACTTCAGAAATTATAGCAATTTCATGTTCCCAAATTGGCATGTCTCGACTCATAGTGGGAAAAGTGGTATAtgtataaaaagtaaaaaaacaaCACTAACGAGCGAGCACCATGTACATATATTGAATCATAGATTTTTCAATGTATGTTTCAACATCTGAATGGAAAATTGCACCTCGGTATTCTTTTCAGTTGATCCAAACCACATTTTCTTAGTTAAAACGAAACAAGAAAATTCATATGCTAAAAATGGCTCTCACGCAAGCTGCAGATGCCACCCCAGTTTCTAGGTTCACAGCTAGGACAGGAGAAGAAAGCACCAGCAAGAAAAAGAGTTAACagagaatgattttttttaaagagtAGGAAAGTTAAAAAGTGAAAGGTTCTCTTGCAATGAAGTTCACCATACTCACTCGAAGGAACTGTCATTCTGCTCTTACCTTTTCTATCCAATTAGAAATGAATGAAACTTTACTAAAGAAACAATTACTTCGACTACATAAAGCAAAGAATCACACTACCAAGAGAAAGATcattcataatttcaatatatttcCATGTTCACTATTAAATCCACCAATTAAACTCGGTGTTTTATTGTCAATAATAATTCAATAGTATTTTTAACAGTtgcaaaatcatcataataagaGTAGAAAATATGCGCCTAGAAGTATTACATCTTCCTCTTAGTTCAAACCTAGAATAATTGCAGGAAAATTTATCATACAAACAAGCTCGGCCAGTGGTTTTGGAATCCATATGAATACCTAATATTGCAAAAGTCCAGGAAGAAAATGAAAGGGGAATAAGAACGCATTAGCACATTGAAAGGTGAACTGAAGAAAAGAATTCCAGTTGGCAATAGATGACCAATTTTTAGTATGATAGCACATTATACCATGTTCAGAACTCTTCTGAGTCACTGGATGAAGTCtgggaaaaaataaaattcagagTCGCCAGTTGGTCGGTAGTATTGCCGGAGTATAAACATCTTTGCATTTCTGATTTAGTTAGGGATTGGAAATATATTTGGTCGTGAAGATGGCCAtgtaattttgtttttatttatcttCTGATGTGCGGATTGCTTATCCGCTTACTGTAGAccttattataattataataaattaatgtTTCCAATCAAAATATAAAAAGAACTCTTCTGGGAATTCGGAATAATTCTTAGGTTATACTCACAGCACAGGCTCCTTCGGATTTCTGAGTGCGCTTAGAAAAGATAATATGACATAAATTAAATTGATAATCAGTTGGTTGAGCTTGTGCATCACTGATGAAATAAATGAACATACAATAGGAAGGAGGCTGAAGAACAATTTGACAAGGCCAGTAATACAACCAAAGTAAAACACCAAAAAAAAAGTTATTACAGTGTACAAAGACTCTCTTCACAAATACTTGTCCCATTTCAACTTGAACCTAAAACATCATATTTAGTTTAAGATGGGCATAAAACGGTAACAGTACCTGCAAGCTAATATTAAATCAGCCCTTTGATTCAGTCCCACATACTTGTACTCAGAAAGCGCTCCACAAACAACATTTAGAAAAAATATTCTTCTGACAACCACAGTGGTGCGCCTTTTGTACAATTCAAATGGTTCCCCTTTGCTCTTATCTTCCTCTAGAGTGAACTGATCAGAGTTTGTCTTATCCAAGCAGGCATGAGCGCCACGTCCTATCTCCCTATGAGGATACACTGCAGCATCCTCAAGGGATACATCCACAAAAGCTGAAGCCAACTTATTAGCCAACCTTTCCTGCCTCATCGTTTCGAATACCCTTTGACTAATCTGAACAAATTAGGAACGTAAGAATCACAAACAAAAAATTCACAAAATTAGGTAAGGGATAGGTGCAACAAAGACACACATGCTTGGACTGCACCAGATAATACATGAGATCATTTCCTATtgagaaaaaaatgaaatttctgCTAACAGATTCAAGATGTCCTGAATCTAATAATCTTACACATTTTTATAGAAAAATAAAGCAACCAATTGCAAATTTGAATCAAATTACTGAAACACCAACTGctataaataaacaaaaaatccaATGAAGATTTCAGTTGATCAAAATGGCAAGAGAACTGACAATCATCACGAGACTGGTGGAAAATTATAGATCCCCGTGAAACATGGATCATTCTTGAAACAACACATAACAGCATAAGCCCAGATATGCATCATTACTTCACTACTTCAAGAACTATCATGAGATTCTCTGGAGAAAATGTACTACAATTCACAAAAactacaacatgaatttattaACCTAAACTACAATGATGAAAAGGCACGCCCATTTTGGATCCACTAATCCACAAACAAAAGACTCAGTAAATTGCATATCGAGGGTGTTGAGAATATAACATTAAGATAAACTAACAGGCAATAAAACATGAGTTCAGTTCCTAGATctgaaaatcaatatttttcttttcatcGGAATTTCCAATCAATCATCACACGCGATTCACAGATAACATCTTAAAAGTCATGCATGTGTCCAAAAACACAAATGCATAACACAGGTCAAGTAAACTTTGAAAAGGAAGTTAAAATAGGAAGCACgactatttttataaatataatataatataacttCTAAAACAAATAGAGAACCTTAAAGGCGTGCCGAGGCTTGCAACCCATGAGCTGCAGAGAACTCTGTAGAACAGAACGCGTATACCGAAACGACGGAAAATCCTTCTTCCCGAGGACCGCATCATCGTCCACCACTACAACGTACAGCAGCTTCGTCACCCCCTCCGCCACCGCCATTCCCCCCGAACCTGTTCAATCCGCATGCGAACAGAGCACGATACACCCCCAAAATTAAAACAcagctcagattcaaaatcaacgaAAAGACAGTTCATACGCGATCACAATACCACAatgcatgtttgtaaatttaAGGGATCCAAACCTTGAGAAGGTAAATCCAGAGACTCCAGATAGGGTTTCAAGAAGCGGAAGCAGCGGCAGTTGGAGAGAAAGCACGAAAAATGAGAGTCCGAAGCGAAGCAGAGGCAAAACGACGTAGTTCTCGAATCGATCTGTCCATTTTCAACAGCATTTGCTTTGGAGAATACCACCTTCGTTCAACCTATACAGCAGACGGTGAATTTACCGATTCGGGGCAGATTTATACACGGGAATCGCTGGGACCCGGGAAGGGTATTCTAGCAATGGAGGAGGAGAGTGGCAGAGATTGTAATTTAGTTTAAGATGGGTGGGTATATTATTTAACATAGGACTCTTGCTTTTTATAGTCAC includes:
- the LOC140809372 gene encoding LOW QUALITY PROTEIN: P-loop NTPase domain-containing protein LPA1 homolog 2-like (The sequence of the model RefSeq protein was modified relative to this genomic sequence to represent the inferred CDS: deleted 2 bases in 1 codon), coding for MAVAEGVTKLLYVVVVDDDAVLGKKDFPSFRYTRSVLQSSLQLMGCKPRHAFKISQRVFETMRQERLANKLASAFVDVSLEDAAVYPHREIGRGAHACLDKTNSDQFTLEEDKSKGEPFELYKRRTTVVVRRIFFLNVVCGALSEYKYVGLNQRADLILACRIRERKESVTVLLCGTSGCGKSTLSALLGSRLGITTVVSTDSIRHMMRSFVDEKQNPLLWASTYHAGEHLDPVAVAEAKAKKKAKKSAGISATSIGKDDASSILATGNPKEIFLLGMISQKQMAIEGFKAQSEMVIDSLDRLITAWEERKESVVVEGVHLSLNFVMGLMKKHPSIIPFMIYISNEEKHLERFAVRAKYMTLDPAKNKYVKYIRNIRTIQDYLCNRADKHLVPKMNNTNVDKSVAAIHATVFSCLRRREAGEQLYDPITNTVIVVDEEYRNQCTANSLSSKGMFQLIQRQGSSRQLMALLNHDGSVAKAWPVDMIDDNGKPIIGHSTGNGIGTPVYGPLRIGKAEPVNLQFGHFGISAWPSDTGGTSHASSVDESRGELTDNGSIYYSSCCSSPRMLSDGPAKELKEELSVDGSEEDVEEPPEADSDEDSSDEQKQLQEELEGSVDEGSTESDEYDVLTRQDIHESGYASDDDEEFVSKMDSHKMVSSALGDQTNENDFHDLFETETETHSGSPKHATLTSPFRDNTDRRILPPSLGHRYRKRSLSIPSFGKRGASTTTTN